ATACTTTTTATAAATTATAGGTTATAATCTAGATATAGATTATTGAATAAATAAAAATATAAAGTTAATAATAGATATATATGGACATCGTTTCCTTATTAAATGATTAAGGGGGGGAGTTGCATAAAGCAACATTTTTATGAGTAATAATATTGAACATACAATGCAATTTGATTTAAGTAAGAATAAAGAAGCTCTTACAAAAACAATATTAACAGAGGTTTATAATTCGTTAAAAGAAAAAGGATATAATCCTATAAACCAATTAGTTGGATATTTGCTTTCAGGAGACCCTACTTACATCACTAATTACAACGGAGCAAGAGCTTTAGTAAGAAAACTCGAAAGAGATGACATACTAGAAGAAGTTATAAAGTCTTATTTAGAGATAAAGTAGAGAGTGCCCGTTTATAACGGGCGCTTTTAATTTTTTCATATACTGCGAGAGGGGTTAAAATTTGAGAATACTAGGATTGGATGTTGGTCAAAAAACTATAGGAGTGGCTGTAAGTGATCCTTTAGGGTTTACAGCACAAGGGTTGACAACAATAAGAAGAACGAATAAAGAAAAGGATATTCAAGAAATAAAGAACTTCTGTGATCAATATGATGCTAAAGTTATATTAATAGGATTACCTAAAAATATGAACGGAACAATAGGACCATCAGGTGAAATTATAATGGCTTTTGGCAAATTGCTTGAAGAAGAACTTAAGCTTGAAGTGAAATTTTGGGATGAACGTTTAACAACGGTTGCAGCACATAGGGCTATGCTTGAAGCAGACTTATCAAGAAATAAGAGAAAAAAAATAGTTGATAAAGTTGCATCAACATTTATACTTCAAGGATATTTGGATATGATTTCAAGAAAATAAAATATATAGGTTATGATTAAAGTTGTTCATTTGAATTTAAGAAATTTTAAGAGAAAAGCGTATTTACTGATTACATATTTAGTTATATGAACTTTCTTATTTAATCTTTTGCTATTAATTGAACATTGATAATTGATAATTGAAACGTATATACTAATTTATATAAAAAATAATATTATTAAAAGAAAGGAATGGATTTATGGATAAAGATGCAAAATATGTATATATACCTGATCAAGATGGAAATGATGTTAAATTTGAGGTTGTGATATACTTTGAAATAGAAAAACTTAAAGGTCAGTATATCGTTGCTACGCCAGCAGATGATGAAACTGATGAAGCCTATGCTTTTAAAATCTTTAAAGATGGAGATGGAAGCGAGATCTTTATAGCATTAGAAGATGATGATGAAGAATTTGAAATGGTATTAGAAACATATAATACTCTTATGGATGAAGATGGATTAATAGAAGAATAATACAAAAGTGAGGTGTTAGTATGGAAGTATCTAATTTAATTGATATGGATGCCTTGAAGGAAAATCTAAAGAAAAAGGGTTATAAATTAACGCCACAAAGAAGGTCAATTGTTGATACAATAATTGAAAATGAAGGGCAGCATTTAACAGCAGAAGAAATATATGATAAAGTGAAAAAGAGTTGCCCGGAAATTGGCTTGGCAACAGTA
The window above is part of the Clostridium saccharoperbutylacetonicum N1-4(HMT) genome. Proteins encoded here:
- the ruvX gene encoding Holliday junction resolvase RuvX, whose protein sequence is MRILGLDVGQKTIGVAVSDPLGFTAQGLTTIRRTNKEKDIQEIKNFCDQYDAKVILIGLPKNMNGTIGPSGEIIMAFGKLLEEELKLEVKFWDERLTTVAAHRAMLEADLSRNKRKKIVDKVASTFILQGYLDMISRK
- a CDS encoding DUF1292 domain-containing protein, with amino-acid sequence MDKDAKYVYIPDQDGNDVKFEVVIYFEIEKLKGQYIVATPADDETDEAYAFKIFKDGDGSEIFIALEDDDEEFEMVLETYNTLMDEDGLIEE
- a CDS encoding IreB family regulatory phosphoprotein, which codes for MSNNIEHTMQFDLSKNKEALTKTILTEVYNSLKEKGYNPINQLVGYLLSGDPTYITNYNGARALVRKLERDDILEEVIKSYLEIK